The DNA window TATTAGATAGTTCTAATTTCAGGACTaattccaaaaatagcagtgaACATCTCTTAAGTCAGCTACTCGATAAGatttagaagcctttgcaaccaAACCAGATACACCATTACTCTTGAAATATGTTACAACATTGTTCAGCAAGTGGTGAATGCAAATTCCATGATGAGAATATGGATACACTTTCGCAAGAGCTTTTGCAATGGAGGTGTTCCTATCAGACACAAAAGCTAAACTATGATCATCAGCAATGACAACATTAAGTTGTCTCATAAACCATTCCCACGAGTGATCATTCTATGAGTCGACAACTCCAAATGCAATAGGATATAGGTTCGAGTTACCATCTAAAGTAGTAGCTACCAGTAATATTCCTTTGTATTTGCTCTTCGAAAAAGTCTCATGCACAACAATAACTTTCCGAATGCCAGCATAAAAACCGCGAATAGACTGACCATATGAGATGAAGAGGAATCTGAATCTCCCATCGTTATCAGTTTCATAAAATGTGTGTGTTCCTGGATTAGCTTCCTTCATCATTTGCAAGTATTTGGGAATTTTTTCATAACCCTTCTCTGGAATGCCTCTCACAGCATTTATTGCATACTCACGTGCATCCCAAGCTAAAGAGTAGGATATCTCAACTCCATGATCATTCCGCATAAACTGGATGATATCATTAGGTTTCGGCCCTTCCTTGACACTTTCGTACTTATGCGTGATGAGACTACCAACTGTTTTTGATGAAGCTGTCTGAACTGAGTGGTTCCTTGATGATGGAGAACATGAATGATCAGGTACATActttttgatgataaaatatgaagaacaTGTTAATCCCTCTGTGCGAACACGCCAGCCGCAATCATCATCCGCGCAACAAACGTACCAAACTGTTTTATCCGATTTGCCAACCTTGTAGTCGAAATTATGTTTCATTGCACATACTTCCATTGTTTTTTGTAGTAAAATGTTGACCCTTCTTCACAACATCAACGAGAGAAAAACGAACTGACTTTCCATTGATCATATCTTTCTCACGGTTGCAATCATCATAACTTTCATCCAACTCAACATCTTATTCTGGAACTTCAAACGACATAGGCTCTTCATGTCTGTTAGGCGACTCAGTAGCTTCTTCATTCAAATTCAAATCGACTTTGATATTGCTTGTCTCGGCCTTAGATCGAATACACACACATAACCGCGTCGAAGCTTTGTTCTTCACATAGGTAAGAAATTTTTTGAGTTGCCGATCATTGGTGATGAAAACAGGTGGTGAGTCGATGCCAATGACCAAATCAGAAGGTAAGTAACTCAGCTCGATATTGACCATGTTTACATCGATTCCAAAGTCTTCACAAACCATAACTCTTAGGTTGTCGAAGGTTTTGCTTGTGCCCAAAGTAAGTAATCTACCTCCTTTTACTTCACCAACAAGAAATCTTCATCCACTTCTTTTGGACGATTTCCACAAACCAGAAGAAGCATAGATGTGCATCTTCTTATGTTAGAGAGACAAAAGCTTGGAAAAACTAGGAAAAGATGAAGCCCCCCAACTAGGAAAAGAAGAAGCTCCACGATGAAAATCCAAAATCAATGTGGTAACGATGAAGACTTACATTTAggcaatattattttaaaaaggaaataaaaaaatttaatagatTTAGGGAATATTTTCATAACCGTTTTTTCCTTAATTTTCGGATTTTGTTTAAGAATCTTGTAGAACATACATTCTACCAATGTTAGAAAAGAGATGAACACGTAGATAGGAAATACTGTGTTTATAGATAAAAGAAGACATCGTAGAATGTATGTTCTCTCAAGGcagatataataatatttagtatGTCCTATGATCTACCAAAAATACAGAACATAGAAGGAACTGTATATTTCTTTTCTCCCACATTAGATGTATATGTTTCTGGTGTATTATGCATTCTTCGTTGGTACATCATTGTGTTCGCAGTGTATAACGCACTCTACGGATGGTAGATCAATGTGTCTTACTTAGATtgtattttctaaatctcagtaGATGGTAGATCTGACAATCTAACTCTTTTATCCCATTTTTGAACTTAACATTCCAACATTTTttgaatccaaaaatatttttcatatatgcaTATGCTTAACTATtgcatgttttattttttaaaatttttattttgctttgtaaatataatgatatgaatttttattaacaaaaaggTAGTGAAAGTCAAAAAGTGGGAAAATTGATTTTGTACTAATGGGACAATAGTTTAgttaatttgttcttttttttcaaattttcctatatttttttaactatggAAGCGATGGTtcaacatttttcttttcttttaatattattaaagaatGGTTGAAGTGTTAAACTTTGGTTCACATCTTTCATTTATGGGATGATAACAATAGAAAAAACTACACACATGGACACTTTATGTCTTTGCAATGACACAATAAGACATTTTCTACTTGGTACACACTTTATGTGTGGTGTTTGACAGATATACCCTTTAACCACATAGAGCATTCTCGTTGCTTCACCAAAacatttactattattttttctattgatttatattttgaattttaa is part of the Brassica napus cultivar Da-Ae unplaced genomic scaffold, Da-Ae ScsIHWf_2318;HRSCAF=2991, whole genome shotgun sequence genome and encodes:
- the LOC125600607 gene encoding uncharacterized protein LOC125600607; its protein translation is MEVCAMKHNFDYKVGKSDKTVWYVCCADDDCGWRVRTEGLTCSSYFIIKKYVPDHSCSPSSRNHSVQTASSKTVGSLITHKYESVKEGPKPNDIIQFMRNDHGVEISYSLAWDAREYAINAVRGIPEKGYEKIPKYLQMMKEANPGTHTFYETDNDGRFRFLFISYGQSIRGFYAGIRKVIVVHETFSKSKYKGILLVATTLDGNSNLYPIAFGVVDS